The stretch of DNA CTCAACCTTCtcaactctttttttcttttctttttggcaaACCATCAATGGCATCTTGTGATCCACCGACTGAGCAACACCGCCTTAGAGGTCAAATAACTGGGGGGCATTTTAGAGACCTCaccaaatgcattattttttatctaAAGAAAGAAACCAGAGACATTTGAGGAGAGACAGGAATAACATGCAAATATTCTGCTAGGTTAGGATTACCAATTATATTTCCATCCATTGATCTTCCAGACCTACTTTACCCCTCTGCACTATCAAAGTATGGATAAAGATTAAAAACAACATGACAATAGTTTTTAATGTTGACATCCAATGAATAAGTTACACATAGCAATAGATTTGATGAACACTTCAAAACTTCCCTCAGGTTTTGCCTAAATGGATAGTCTTGAATTTTTCACATTATCTTTGTAAGAATAAGACATGTTGGTTTGTTGAGAATCATTTGATTAAAACAAGTCTTTCAAAACATACCGGGCAAAGGCCACACGGGGTCTTGACCAAACCAGCTGGTTGAATGATAGGGTTAACTCCTCTGTAAAGTTTCATTTGCCCATCAACACTGCCAACTGTTCCCTCTTTTGCAGCAATAATGGTCATCTCCACTTTCCCATCATATATGAGtgtatttaaaattgtttcaatATCCTCCATTGAGAGCTCAAcctgaaaataataaagaaaagcaatgtgctcagttcaaatagaaaaataaacagtcaTATACTTAAAACACTAAAATACTACAGTGTTGAATGTTAACATGCTTTAAAAatgcctacaaataaatattctttacaCTGGCATAAAtagcatttttaaagaaataataaaaatattcatgcaAATGTCAAAAAAGCAAATGTATTTGTCACACATAAAAGACATTGTGATACGCTTCAATTACAATAAATTCTTCATTCATTTAGTACAGAAATACACTAGTTAGCTTCTAAAACTGATGACAGTGCTGAATGATTACAATATTTGTACTGGTTTACATTTTAACAATCTTGTTtctctttaaattattaaaaagccCATACATTTATTCAATTTATCCTGTTAGATTTAAATGAAACATACTCTCTGACAAGTCAAATTAGGCAGGTTGTACGCAATCGACATTACCTTACTAATCCCTAGTTCACATATGTACTTCCAGACCTCATGAGAAGACGCAAATGAGCTGTTCCTCTGCACTAATGGACTCTGCTTGCTATCCCGAGCAGCCTCAGCCTGAAAAATTTGAAAAGTTACTGCCAAAGAAAGAGTTGCGGTTGAGGGTATTTAACCATATATAAActaccaaaatatttttaaatgattaattcaacaataaaatattatCAAGTATACAACCGTTTCTCCATGCCATTGCACCGGGTGAGAATCAGACCCCTATTGATTCAACTCCATACTCACACTGAACTAAGACAAACTGCTACCTTTACCTCGGTGCAAGGTTACAAGGTAGAATTTCTGTAAAGAACATGGTAGTATTCATCACGCTGAAGGAAACTAACTCTAAACAAAGGTGGTTAATAGGACAGAGAACATTAAAATTGTACTGATTGGACTTCTTTAAGGTTATATTACCACTCTAATCACCAGTGTAATCTATACAGCAACAGaattagttaataataataaacattatttaCATATCATTATACTAAATTAGGTTGTCTTAAGGTGCTTCACAAAGTAAGAATATTAAGAAcagaattaacaacaaaaattaaaaacaatagagTAAAAATCATACATAATTACacaatattttccaaaaatacaAACAAGTCACTGTACAACTCCATAAGCAAACTCAAAATGATATGTCATTTAAGATTAATTTAAGCTACTCTTTACCTTGCTCTGAAGAAATTTATAGCATTGCTGGTTCAATACTTCTACAAACTCAGATTCAAAATCTTGGTCACTATACCATGCTCCTCCAGTTACTGAGCGGTCTGGTTGTacattatataacatataaaccTTCTTCTTTGAagcctaaaaaaaataaaatgaaaaaacacctACAGAATTATGCAGAAAATACTTCTGGTGCATTGTTTGCCCCTGTTAATAAAGCAGGTGTCTGATAAGTCTGGAAGGTACAAAGTTTAGaacaaaatacagtggtgtgaaaaactatttgcccccttcctgatttcttattcttttgcatgtttgtcccacaaaatgtttctgatcatcaaacacatttaaccattagtcaaatataacacaagtaaacaaaatgcagtttttaaatgatggtttttattatttagggagaaaaaaaatccaaacctacatggccctgtgtgaaaaagtaattgccccctattCATCTAAATCaaattgaaacagaaaatttGGTCCTGAAATTAATAAATGATGTGGTAATAGCAATGCATAATGCTGAACAAACTACTTTTAACTAAATCACAAAATCAAGATTTAAACTTACAGCCACAGACTTAACTGCCTTAATGAGTTTTTTGCTCTCCAAGCTCTTTAGAATTTTGTTAATCTCAGTTAGAGGCAGATTACTCTTATACCGAATATCTCGACTCCATATACCTGTAGAAATATAAGGTAGAGAGGTAATTCAtatttccaatatttttttttattgagttcagttttatttataatgaaaatgAATAGTCAACACTAAACCTTGACCTAGTGGATAGCATTAggcaaaagaccttgaaatgaaaAGTAGGGCAACAAAGAAGCTGTTTAGTGTACAAAATACAAACAAGTAAACTTAATTTTATATAGCGACTTTCAAGACTGgatatataaagaaagaaaacataatgtATTACCTTTGTTTCCTGCATCTTCTATTATCTGATAAACCAGTTTTTCTTGATTATCTGACCCTTTCAttttgctagaaaaaaaaaaaacaaaaaaggcgcAAATCTACTTGAAAACAATCAATACAACATATTTGTTGCTGTTCAATTTTTGACCAAATATGCTACAGTAACATAAGTTTAAAATAATTCTCTTCATTCACAATCAAAAATGATGAAGCTTCAAATGTCTGTACTATTACAGTGAAGCTTTCTTGCACTGCTCTGGCATGCTAATTTTATATCATTCATAAAGTGAAGGAAAGTTTAGTAATACacagtttcttcaaaataaaaaagcagaatatcctacaaatgtatgtgtgttttacaggtcaaagcaaaaaataatgcaatttaacCAAAAGTGCACAAACTCATGCACACTGCATGCCACTGTCACTTTTGTGCCTTGGTATGCTGCTGAAAGAAACAGCCAAAAATTACTATAGAAATAGTTTGCTGCAATATATGCGTTATGTCTTTTACATAATATTTAGTCTTCCTGACCTTAATATGTATCTTGCCATATGGCTCAATATGGTCAACCCTTTCCCAAACACACCTTAATCAAACAAACCAGTTTAGGTAAGCAACTTAACTATACCAGgttcatatttaaattttgatcagtttgaaatatatattttatatgtacattttaaaagcacaTGAAGACAACCATTATGAATAGTGTATATTATGGGTCACTGAAATGGTTAAATCATCACTAAAACAATTAAGGAACATTTACCTGCAGTAGTGTAAGAAGTTTTGCGCTTAAGAaaactggatggatgaatgatgaaTGAAAGTATTAAAAGGCACAAACAAAACTGTATATTCAACATATGATTGACCATTCAGTGTCGGGAACAGGGGAACAAAAACCCAACACATGGGTATCTCTAGCTCTACAAGACATTGGGCACATTGCAGTTGAGATGAACCTTCTGTGAGACAGCAGGCAGGGCAACCTCTCCTTCAACTATACAAACTCTGTCACTAGAGCAGAAATTTCCAGAGTGAAACTTATGGCTTCATAGAGCTCTCAAACAGGCACCATTTCTCCTTGGTGTTTTGTGTTTAGCCCATGTCACCTCAAACGGGCTCAACAGCAGAACTAGCATCCTGGAAATACCTCCTCAGCTACTCTGGTCTAGTCACTACTCAGCTCTGTTCTACCTGATTAATGGACAGAAAAACTTAAATGCAGTAATTCCTTCATTTTACAATAGCCAAGGGAGTTCTGACATAAGTCTTATGAAACACCATAGCATGGTCTTAAAGAAAGTCATTCATGCAAGCTATCCCAGAAATATCTCTCTATAAAACAGAATAAGCCAATAAACACTCTAAAGGCCGCAAAATTCTATCTGGCAGCTATAGAAAGTGTTTGAATGAGATTACTGTACTGCTTCTAAAGGAGGCTCCAACAATCACTGCAGCTAAtggcaaacaaacatttttcattcctgaCCCTGAATGTTTAAACAATATGTTTAAGGAGATATGACAATCTACAATTTTGTGTGCACTATCAGTATGTAGCAATTATTTTGACTTAGGTTAAGATGAAATTACTTTTAGGAGAACTAATAAATATCACAGCCATGCAAAGCagtaatttgtttatttgtgagACTGGAAACATACCTTGTACTTTGTGCATCTTTTAACCTGTACAGGAGACCATTACTACTTCTCAGGAGGTCTAGCTGACCCtgaaaaatatatcaaaacatgAATCAGATATATGTCTTTAATCAAGCAAAAACGTACACATTTTCCTGTATtgcattttagttatttttatactAGAAAGATGTCAGGCATTTATATATTCTATGCTTTTACACTTTTACTGTCAAATATATGGTTGTGATACGGAGCCAGATTCCTAGGAAACCTGTTGCATGGTACAATTTTCAGTAAGCACATTATAATATGCTTTAACTTTAAAGGCATCTCAGTGGAACTaattaagaatatatatatatatattaaaaaggaaGCAAAGTAAAACTGTATACAACAGAGCATGCATGAAATAAagtgttttaagaaaaatgaCCTGTCATTGAACATGTTACTACACGTTTTCCAGCAATATAAGATAAAAAGGCATTACCAGCGACAGAAGCTTGTTGATAACCATAGCCCTCTGCTGTGCTTCTATATGAGGCATTTCATTCTGGATCACCTGGTCTGTTATTCCATGTGGAAACTGCATGCATAGCTCTTTAATTCTGTAAAGTGATGATGATACTGAATATTTAGTAAAGTTTATGGCATCATCTTAATAAACCACATAGAAAAGGACACAATAGCTGGTTTCACTCTTATTAAACACTATTTATCTTCCAATTGTTACTTTAGAAAGATTTTACTTCCACTTCACTGTGTCAACAGGATGAAAAGTCAAAAGTTGTATTTTTCAGCAAACGATGCAAAATCCGTTGAACAGCTTGTTAGGATCTCGACACATCCTGGTAAACAGGAGCAACACAAACTTTCGTTTTTTTTATTCCGGTTTACCTGCAACCTACAGCCTGTAAAACGCATGCTAGTAACTGACATTGGCAGCCTTTATTCTACGTTAAGATTTTAGAGCATGATATTCACTAGGCACCAAAGCTTGTACGAAAGAGAGACTAAGATATAACAGACAACCCCGTAAAAAGTATttatcaatgaagaaaaaaaaaaaaaagtgatgcacGTTTCACTATTATACAAGAACGACGATCATAAAATGGCCCTCAGATTTGTCATGATTTAAACAGTGAATGGCAGTAATATGAAGGAGGCGATTTAGTCACATTGCTAATGTCTTCACTTGGCAACACACAAACAAAACGTCACCTGTTTTCAATCTCTGTAGGATCTGTGCACTCTTGCTTCACCTTTACCTCTGCCATACTTTAAAAAGAGATGAAGGAAAAGCGAACGGTGACTGCAATTATTGAACTACTGAACTCT from Polypterus senegalus isolate Bchr_013 chromosome 16, ASM1683550v1, whole genome shotgun sequence encodes:
- the polr3f gene encoding DNA-directed RNA polymerase III subunit RPC6 yields the protein MAEVKVKQECTDPTEIENRIKELCMQFPHGITDQVIQNEMPHIEAQQRAMVINKLLSLGQLDLLRSSNGLLYRLKDAQSTSKMKGSDNQEKLVYQIIEDAGNKGIWSRDIRYKSNLPLTEINKILKSLESKKLIKAVKSVAASKKKVYMLYNVQPDRSVTGGAWYSDQDFESEFVEVLNQQCYKFLQSKAEAARDSKQSPLVQRNSSFASSHEVWKYICELGISKVELSMEDIETILNTLIYDGKVEMTIIAAKEGTVGSVDGQMKLYRGVNPIIQPAGLVKTPCGLCPVFDDCHEGGEISPSNCTYMTEWLEF